The following are encoded in a window of Candidatus Omnitrophota bacterium genomic DNA:
- the pheT gene encoding phenylalanine--tRNA ligase subunit beta has product MKINLNWIKDYIDIPNKVDELAHKLTLSGQEVEKIEKINGDTVFELEVTPNRPDCLSFIGLAREFSAILNKNLKKPKIKKIKFLNNKCDITIEDKKDCSRYIGAILTGVKIAQSPLGMQKNLKTIGLRPINNIVDVTNFCLMETGQPMHAFDYDKLKGNKVVVRRAKKGEKIIAIDDVVYDLDPSILVIADEKKPVAIAGIMGGKEAEVTKETKNILLESAYFDPILIRRASRNLALRSDSSYRFERGVDVNVVEAGIKRAVNLIQDLAGGVAFSQKDVYPGKSKKIQKKIDVTTDQINSLLGANLPTTRIKNILKKLECSVSEKKKNCLEVAPPSFRSDITKDVDVIEEIARVVGFDNLPLKMPEIKAQNIVGSQKWIFKKDLSQALTGQGLDEIISYTMVGEKTIENANISFDKEIIQNQNPLTEDQVFMRTDSLPSILNIVSLNIKRGQKNLKLFELGKIYPASGEKDILSIVMTGDRSKDWRSLKKEKIDFYDIKGTVENVLGYFLKEEGCFEKAEICYCQKGQSAEVVFKGKKIGFLGKIDEGVLNRWDIKYQDVFFAQIETSSIFKASQKIEKYKAVCEYPCVVRDISLSLQENISYQKIKDVILRDNEPLLLEVDFVEQYLGEKLEKGHRGVTISLTYQSFQKTLTEQEVQEVHGNICQRIIADLQAIKR; this is encoded by the coding sequence ATGAAAATAAATTTAAATTGGATTAAAGATTATATTGATATTCCAAATAAAGTTGATGAGCTTGCGCATAAGCTAACTTTATCTGGACAAGAAGTCGAGAAAATCGAAAAGATTAACGGCGACACCGTTTTTGAGCTTGAGGTGACTCCGAATCGGCCAGATTGTCTTAGCTTTATTGGTTTGGCACGAGAGTTTTCTGCCATTTTAAATAAGAATTTAAAAAAGCCAAAAATAAAAAAAATAAAATTTTTAAACAATAAATGTGACATCACAATTGAAGATAAAAAAGACTGTAGTCGGTATATTGGTGCGATTTTGACAGGTGTCAAAATCGCACAATCTCCACTTGGGATGCAAAAAAATTTAAAGACCATTGGTCTTCGCCCTATTAATAATATTGTTGACGTGACTAATTTTTGCTTGATGGAAACCGGTCAGCCTATGCACGCCTTTGATTATGATAAATTAAAAGGCAACAAAGTTGTTGTGCGTCGCGCTAAAAAAGGTGAAAAAATTATAGCGATTGATGACGTTGTGTATGATCTTGATCCATCTATTTTGGTTATCGCAGATGAGAAAAAGCCAGTTGCGATCGCAGGTATTATGGGAGGCAAAGAAGCCGAGGTAACAAAAGAAACAAAAAATATTTTGTTGGAAAGTGCTTATTTTGATCCTATTTTGATTCGGCGCGCATCGCGCAATCTCGCGCTTCGAAGCGATTCTTCTTATCGCTTTGAAAGAGGGGTTGATGTTAATGTTGTTGAGGCGGGGATTAAAAGAGCAGTTAATTTGATTCAAGATTTGGCAGGTGGTGTTGCGTTTTCTCAAAAAGATGTTTATCCTGGCAAGTCAAAAAAGATTCAGAAAAAGATTGATGTGACGACAGATCAAATCAATTCTCTTTTAGGGGCAAATCTTCCGACGACAAGAATTAAGAATATTTTAAAGAAACTTGAGTGTTCGGTTTCTGAGAAAAAGAAAAATTGTTTAGAGGTTGCTCCTCCATCATTTCGAAGTGACATTACAAAAGACGTTGACGTGATTGAAGAAATCGCGCGTGTTGTTGGCTTTGACAATCTTCCTCTAAAGATGCCAGAAATTAAAGCACAAAATATTGTTGGCTCTCAAAAATGGATTTTTAAAAAAGATTTGTCACAGGCATTAACAGGGCAAGGATTAGACGAAATTATTAGCTATACCATGGTGGGAGAAAAAACGATTGAGAATGCAAATATTTCTTTTGATAAAGAAATCATTCAAAATCAAAATCCTTTGACCGAGGATCAGGTTTTTATGAGAACAGATTCTTTGCCAAGCATTCTAAATATTGTTTCTCTAAACATAAAAAGAGGTCAGAAAAATTTAAAGTTATTTGAGCTTGGGAAAATTTATCCAGCGTCTGGCGAGAAAGATATTTTGTCAATTGTAATGACCGGAGATAGGAGCAAAGATTGGCGCAGTTTAAAAAAAGAAAAAATAGATTTTTATGACATTAAAGGTACTGTTGAAAATGTGCTAGGTTATTTTTTAAAAGAAGAGGGTTGTTTTGAAAAAGCAGAGATTTGTTATTGTCAAAAAGGACAGAGCGCAGAGGTTGTTTTTAAGGGTAAGAAAATTGGATTTTTGGGGAAGATTGATGAAGGCGTTTTAAATAGATGGGATATTAAATATCAAGATGTTTTTTTTGCACAAATTGAAACAAGTTCTATTTTTAAAGCGTCTCAAAAAATTGAGAAATATAAAGCTGTTTGCGAATATCCTTGTGTGGTGCGCGACATTAGTTTGAGTCTTCAAGAAAATATTAGTTATCAAAAAATAAAAGATGTCATTTTAAGGGACAACGAGCCATTGCTTTTAGAGGTTGATTTTGTAGAGCAGTATTTGGGCGAAAAGCTTGAAAAAGGACACCGTGGCGTTACGATTTCTCTTACGTATCAATCTTTTCAAAAGACACTTACGGAGCAAGAGGTTCAAGAGGTTCATGGCAATATTTGCCAAAGAATTATTGCGGATTTGCAAGCTATCAAGCGTTGA
- the pheS gene encoding phenylalanine--tRNA ligase subunit alpha: MTSWNFEEINTNLSQEASQISGADQLEAFRIKYLGRKGFVAEIYASLGAASKEEKPLIGKKANDLRNKIQSIIDEKKKLFQSEHEEKKAQDSIDVTMPGVKVPLGHAHILSQTMYEICAIFEKLGFSVFEGPEIETEFNNFTALNIPADHPSRDAFDTFYLDAKDPSNKERNLLLRSHTSPAQIRAMQNNKPPLAVIVPGKVYRPDAVDASHSFMFHQIEGLLVDEKVTLSELKGLLTVFCQKLFGKDIKMRFRPHFFPFTEPSAEVDISCYICKGKGCSVCGRKGWLEILGCGMVHPKVFEAVKYPKNKYTGLAFGMGVERIAMLKYGINDIRLFFENDVRFLKQF, from the coding sequence ATGACATCTTGGAATTTCGAAGAAATTAATACAAATTTATCTCAAGAAGCTTCTCAGATAAGTGGCGCAGATCAGCTAGAAGCCTTTCGTATCAAATATTTAGGGCGAAAAGGGTTTGTTGCTGAAATTTACGCAAGTCTTGGGGCCGCCTCAAAAGAAGAAAAACCTTTGATTGGCAAAAAGGCCAATGACCTAAGGAATAAAATACAGTCTATTATTGATGAGAAAAAGAAACTTTTTCAGTCTGAGCATGAAGAAAAAAAAGCTCAAGATAGTATCGATGTGACTATGCCAGGAGTTAAAGTGCCTTTGGGGCATGCGCATATTTTATCTCAAACAATGTATGAAATTTGTGCAATTTTTGAGAAATTAGGATTTTCTGTTTTTGAAGGTCCAGAAATCGAAACAGAGTTTAACAATTTTACAGCGCTTAATATTCCGGCAGACCATCCTTCTCGCGATGCGTTTGATACTTTTTATTTGGATGCGAAAGACCCGAGTAACAAAGAACGTAATCTTTTGCTCCGCAGTCACACTTCTCCTGCACAAATTCGTGCGATGCAAAATAATAAACCTCCTTTAGCTGTGATTGTTCCTGGCAAGGTATATCGACCTGATGCGGTGGATGCGAGTCATTCATTTATGTTTCATCAGATTGAAGGATTGCTAGTTGATGAAAAAGTGACTCTTTCCGAGTTGAAGGGATTGCTTACAGTTTTTTGTCAGAAATTGTTTGGAAAAGATATTAAAATGCGATTTCGTCCACATTTCTTTCCGTTTACCGAGCCCTCGGCAGAGGTCGATATTTCGTGTTATATTTGTAAAGGAAAAGGATGTTCGGTTTGTGGACGAAAAGGATGGCTTGAAATATTGGGTTGCGGCATGGTTCACCCAAAAGTTTTTGAAGCGGTCAAATATCCAAAAAATAAATACACAGGCCTTGCATTTGGAATGGGCGTTGAGCGCATTGCCATGCTAAAGTACGGCATTAATGATATTCGTTTGTTTTTTGAGAATGATGTAAGATTTCTTAAACAATTCTAG
- a CDS encoding TrkH family potassium uptake protein: MHKKIVVSIVARVLLVVSLIMLIPLGWAFFDNKESLEVFAFTTTILLGLLVSVVVRAVFPLDSEGFELLNAKDGLAIVGLSWIVLSFFGSLPFYLAESVPSFTDAFFETVSGFTTTGATIFSYIEGLPKGLLFWRSLTHWLGGMGIIVLFLALLPVIGQGAYRLYQAEAPGPTAERAQPRVKETAKALWGVYFILSVLETLLLKAGGMTWFDSLCHTFGTMATGGFSTKTASVAAFNPFIQWTIIVFMFLAGTNFILHYQAIKGNLKTFFRSEEFRWYFFLVLALVFIFTFILKSYYDVTTPLRTAAFQVVSILTTTGYVTADFNLWPQALRIGLVCLMFVGGCAGSTGGGMKVLRIFLIFKVALRSVVQAIFPNAVIPVKVDNKPVSDKIVLGVLSFGAIFILLFILGAIAMAATNDCDLQTAATASIACLGNIGPGLGKVGAVENYAWISVQGKWVLAFLMLAGRLELYSILILLVPTTWRK; the protein is encoded by the coding sequence ATGCATAAAAAGATTGTTGTAAGCATTGTGGCTAGAGTTCTTTTGGTTGTTAGCCTTATTATGCTCATCCCTTTAGGATGGGCATTTTTTGATAACAAGGAAAGCCTTGAGGTGTTTGCATTTACGACAACGATATTGCTGGGATTGTTGGTTTCTGTGGTTGTGCGTGCGGTTTTTCCATTGGATTCAGAAGGATTTGAACTTTTGAATGCTAAAGACGGATTAGCTATTGTTGGGTTGTCGTGGATTGTTTTGTCTTTTTTTGGATCTTTGCCTTTTTATTTAGCAGAAAGTGTTCCGTCATTTACCGATGCTTTTTTTGAAACGGTTAGTGGATTTACAACAACAGGAGCGACGATTTTTTCTTATATTGAAGGGCTGCCCAAAGGACTTCTTTTTTGGCGTAGCTTGACTCATTGGCTTGGCGGGATGGGAATCATTGTTCTTTTTTTAGCTTTGTTGCCTGTTATTGGACAAGGCGCTTATCGGCTTTATCAGGCTGAGGCTCCCGGTCCAACGGCAGAACGAGCGCAGCCACGCGTCAAAGAAACCGCCAAGGCACTTTGGGGTGTTTATTTTATTTTGTCTGTCTTAGAGACGCTTTTGTTGAAAGCAGGAGGGATGACTTGGTTTGATTCTCTTTGCCATACTTTTGGGACAATGGCGACTGGAGGCTTTTCTACAAAAACGGCAAGTGTCGCTGCGTTTAATCCTTTTATTCAATGGACAATTATTGTTTTTATGTTCTTGGCAGGAACTAATTTTATTCTTCATTATCAAGCTATCAAAGGGAACTTAAAAACATTTTTTAGAAGCGAAGAGTTTCGATGGTATTTTTTTCTTGTGCTTGCCCTTGTTTTTATTTTTACATTTATTCTTAAAAGTTATTACGACGTGACAACGCCATTAAGAACGGCAGCGTTTCAGGTTGTTTCGATTTTGACAACAACTGGATATGTGACCGCCGATTTTAACCTTTGGCCTCAGGCGCTTCGTATAGGTCTTGTGTGTTTGATGTTTGTTGGTGGCTGTGCAGGATCGACCGGCGGAGGGATGAAAGTTCTTCGTATTTTTTTAATTTTCAAAGTAGCGCTAAGGTCAGTTGTTCAAGCAATATTTCCAAATGCAGTTATTCCTGTTAAAGTTGACAATAAACCAGTTTCAGACAAAATTGTCTTGGGAGTTTTGTCTTTTGGAGCGATTTTTATTCTTCTTTTTATTTTAGGTGCGATTGCTATGGCTGCCACAAATGATTGTGATTTGCAAACAGCAGCCACCGCTTCTATTGCTTGTTTGGGAAATATTGGCCCTGGTTTGGGTAAGGTTGGGGCTGTTGAAAATTATGCTTGGATTTCTGTTCAAGGAAAATGGGTTTTGGCTTTTTTGATGTTAGCAGGGCGCCTGGAGCTTTATTCTATTTTGATTTTATTGGTTCCAACAACTTGGCGCAAATAG
- the trkA gene encoding Trk system potassium transporter TrkA gives MKITIVGAGIIGSNLAKDLSDQNHEVYVVEKNPEIAAKANEKLDAKVIVGEGSDPEILKQAGVESADLVIAVTASDETNFVVCSLADAYGAKKKIARIRNLPLSQALNKFGYSRFSIDEIINPEQVAAEQTVKIVMAPGSHEVADFGDGKILLRSFVVLENSPLCNAKIEDFRNDDSPWPFLIIAVKRDNSVVIPKGDIVIQKADRIYVLLPAASLGEFLAFVNPDARRAEKVVIYGATSIGERIAQDLVGHVRDILILEENEEEALEAAGKLTNVRVINGSPSEKELLKECGMEAVDVFISASENDHSNLVSAVLAKKAGAKKTIIITQQPDYMTIMESLEIDVMINPRFLAVDQILRLVRGDGVNAVTKIVGCNAEALELVPEQGSPITKAPLKDVKFPKDSIIGAVFRDDDVLLADGNTHIREGEGTIVFCHEKCIVPLQKLFTRKKIF, from the coding sequence ATGAAAATAACAATTGTTGGAGCAGGGATTATCGGGTCAAATCTTGCAAAAGATCTTTCTGATCAGAATCATGAAGTGTATGTGGTTGAGAAGAATCCAGAGATTGCAGCTAAGGCAAATGAAAAACTAGATGCCAAAGTAATAGTAGGGGAGGGTTCTGATCCTGAGATTTTAAAGCAAGCAGGCGTTGAATCTGCAGACCTTGTGATTGCTGTGACCGCTTCTGATGAAACAAATTTTGTTGTTTGTTCCTTAGCAGATGCTTATGGTGCTAAGAAAAAAATTGCCCGCATTCGAAATCTTCCTTTAAGCCAAGCCCTAAATAAATTTGGTTATTCTCGTTTTTCCATTGATGAAATTATCAATCCTGAGCAAGTCGCGGCCGAACAAACTGTGAAGATTGTTATGGCGCCAGGATCACATGAAGTTGCTGATTTTGGTGATGGAAAAATTCTTTTACGTTCCTTTGTAGTCTTGGAAAATTCTCCTTTGTGTAACGCTAAAATAGAAGATTTTCGAAACGATGATTCGCCATGGCCTTTTTTGATTATTGCCGTTAAAAGAGATAATAGCGTCGTGATTCCTAAGGGGGACATTGTTATACAAAAAGCAGACCGCATTTATGTTTTGTTGCCAGCTGCTTCTCTTGGAGAGTTTTTAGCGTTTGTTAATCCGGATGCTCGACGGGCAGAGAAAGTTGTTATTTATGGAGCAACGAGCATTGGTGAGAGAATTGCTCAGGACTTGGTAGGACATGTTAGAGATATTCTTATTTTAGAAGAGAACGAAGAAGAGGCTCTTGAGGCGGCTGGCAAACTAACGAATGTCCGCGTGATTAATGGTTCTCCATCAGAAAAAGAACTCTTAAAAGAATGCGGAATGGAAGCCGTTGATGTATTTATTTCAGCTTCGGAAAACGATCATTCAAATTTAGTAAGCGCTGTTTTAGCTAAAAAAGCAGGAGCTAAAAAAACAATCATTATTACACAACAGCCAGATTACATGACGATCATGGAATCTCTTGAGATTGATGTTATGATCAACCCTCGATTTTTAGCTGTTGATCAAATTCTTCGTCTAGTCAGAGGGGATGGGGTCAATGCCGTTACAAAAATTGTTGGGTGTAACGCTGAAGCTCTTGAGCTTGTTCCAGAGCAAGGGTCTCCGATCACAAAAGCACCGTTAAAGGATGTTAAATTTCCTAAAGATTCTATTATTGGGGCTGTGTTTAGGGATGACGATGTTCTTTTGGCAGATGGAAATACTCATATTCGTGAAGGAGAAGGGACAATTGTTTTTTGTCACGAAAAATGTATCGTACCTTTACAAAAATTATTTACTAGAAAAAAAATTTTTTAA
- the rplT gene encoding 50S ribosomal protein L20 encodes MTRVTNAVASRKRKKRVLKQAKGQFGHRSKRYQQADRSVTKGMAYSYRDRRVKKREIRSLWIVRINAACRDAGLTYSRFIKGLKEANIEVNRQMLAELAVNSAVALKKLIKIAQESVTVKPVPKTTKKV; translated from the coding sequence ATGACGAGAGTTACAAACGCTGTTGCCTCACGCAAGCGAAAAAAAAGAGTTTTAAAACAAGCCAAAGGACAATTTGGACACAGGAGCAAACGTTATCAACAAGCGGATCGTTCTGTTACAAAAGGAATGGCATATTCTTATCGAGATAGACGTGTTAAGAAGCGTGAAATTAGATCTTTGTGGATCGTTCGCATTAATGCCGCTTGTCGCGATGCTGGGTTAACCTATAGCCGCTTTATTAAAGGATTAAAAGAGGCTAATATTGAGGTTAATCGTCAGATGTTAGCAGAATTAGCTGTTAATTCTGCGGTTGCTCTTAAAAAGCTAATCAAGATTGCTCAAGAATCTGTAACAGTAAAGCCTGTTCCAAAGACAACCAAAAAGGTTTAA
- the rpmI gene encoding 50S ribosomal protein L35, producing MPKLKTNRSAAKRVRVTKTGKIKKRSANRGHILGKKTSKRKRHLRKDGYLKSGDAKKLKKILPYL from the coding sequence ATGCCAAAGCTTAAAACAAACAGGTCTGCCGCTAAGCGAGTGCGCGTTACCAAGACAGGTAAGATAAAAAAGCGAAGCGCAAATCGTGGACATATTTTAGGAAAAAAAACAAGTAAAAGAAAACGCCATCTTCGCAAAGACGGATATCTTAAGTCGGGCGATGCAAAGAAACTAAAAAAGATATTACCGTATCTTTAA
- the infC gene encoding translation initiation factor IF-3, with protein sequence MRTNERIRVPEVRVIGPESEQLGVVLIKRALELAQENELDLVEIAPTAKPPVCRIMDFSKYKYDQEKKERLEKKSQKITHLKQIRLKPHIDQHDYQVKLRQAISFLEKKDKVKVNLFFRGREMAFRDQGKEVLKRFVEEISEHGQVEKDLSMMGRVMSIVVAPKASKK encoded by the coding sequence ATTCGAACTAACGAGCGTATCCGAGTTCCAGAAGTACGTGTTATTGGGCCAGAGTCAGAGCAGCTTGGCGTTGTTCTTATTAAGAGAGCGTTAGAGTTGGCTCAAGAGAATGAGCTTGATCTTGTTGAGATTGCCCCAACAGCAAAACCACCGGTTTGTCGTATTATGGATTTTAGCAAATATAAGTATGATCAAGAGAAAAAAGAGCGGCTTGAAAAAAAGAGTCAAAAAATAACACATTTAAAGCAAATTCGTCTTAAACCGCACATTGATCAACATGATTATCAAGTAAAATTAAGGCAGGCGATTTCGTTTTTAGAGAAAAAAGATAAAGTAAAAGTAAATCTTTTTTTCCGAGGACGCGAGATGGCTTTTAGGGATCAAGGAAAAGAAGTGTTGAAGAGGTTTGTGGAAGAAATTTCTGAACATGGACAAGTCGAAAAAGATCTTAGCATGATGGGCCGCGTGATGTCTATTGTCGTTGCCCCTAAAGCAAGTAAGAAATAA